A window of the Hyphomicrobiales bacterium genome harbors these coding sequences:
- a CDS encoding DNA-directed RNA polymerase subunit alpha, with product MISKNWQELIKPTKLNITAGKDQNRIATVVAEPLERGFGLTLGNALRRVLLSSLQGAAVTAVQIDGVLHEFSSIAGVREDVTDIVLNIKEVAIRMESEGPQRMVIRKEGPGVVTAGDINVVGDIEILNPDLVLCTLDEGAEIRMEFTVNIGKGYVAADRNRPEDAPIGLIPVDSLYSPVKKVSYKVENTREGQVLDYDKLTLTIETDGSLTPEDALAYSARILQDQLSIFVNFEEPEKEVVQEQVPELAFNPALLKKVDELELSVRSANCLKNDNIVYIGDLIQKTEAEMLRTPNFGRKSLNEIKEVLAQMGLHLGMEVANWPPENIEELAKRFEDHF from the coding sequence GTGATTTCAAAAAACTGGCAAGAGCTAATTAAGCCAACCAAACTGAACATCACTGCAGGGAAAGATCAAAACCGCATTGCAACTGTTGTTGCAGAGCCTCTTGAGCGCGGCTTCGGCCTCACGCTTGGAAACGCTCTACGTCGTGTTTTGCTGTCTTCATTGCAAGGTGCTGCTGTAACGGCTGTACAAATCGATGGTGTGTTGCACGAGTTTTCTTCAATCGCCGGTGTGCGCGAAGATGTAACAGACATCGTATTGAACATTAAAGAAGTCGCTATCCGCATGGAGAGCGAAGGCCCACAACGCATGGTTATCCGCAAGGAAGGCCCAGGTGTTGTTACGGCTGGTGACATCAACGTTGTTGGTGATATCGAAATTCTCAATCCAGACCTCGTGCTTTGCACACTGGATGAGGGCGCTGAAATCCGTATGGAATTCACTGTGAACATCGGCAAAGGTTATGTTGCCGCAGATCGCAACCGCCCAGAAGATGCGCCAATTGGTTTGATCCCTGTAGACAGCCTTTACTCACCAGTAAAGAAAGTGTCTTACAAGGTTGAAAACACCCGTGAAGGTCAAGTACTTGATTATGACAAGTTGACCCTCACAATTGAAACAGATGGTTCGTTGACACCAGAAGACGCGCTTGCTTACTCAGCTCGCATTCTTCAGGATCAGCTTTCAATCTTCGTCAACTTCGAAGAGCCAGAAAAAGAAGTGGTTCAAGAGCAGGTGCCAGAACTCGCGTTCAACCCAGCACTTCTCAAGAAAGTAGACGAGTTGGAGCTTTCTGTGCGTTCTGCAAACTGCCTGAAAAACGACAACATCGTTTACATCGGCGATTTGATTCAGAAGACAGAAGCAGAAATGCTTCGCACACCGAACTTCGGTCGTAAGTCACTTAACGAGATTAAAGAAGTACTCGCTCAAATGGGTCTTCACCTCGGTATGGAAGTGGCAAACTGGCCGCCAGAGAACATCGAAGAGCTTGCTAAGCGTTTCGAAGATCATTTTTAA
- the rpmD gene encoding 50S ribosomal protein L30: MAEKKTVTVEQIGSPLRRPQDQRQTLIGLGLNKMHRRRTLEDTPSVRGMIRKVSHLVRVVDDA, from the coding sequence ATGGCTGAGAAAAAAACAGTAACGGTTGAGCAAATTGGTAGCCCATTGCGCCGCCCGCAAGACCAACGTCAGACCCTAATCGGTCTTGGCCTTAACAAAATGCACCGTCGTCGCACGCTCGAAGATACGCCATCTGTACGCGGAATGATCCGTAAGGTGAGCCACCTCGTTCGTGTTGTCGACGACGCCTAA
- the rplF gene encoding 50S ribosomal protein L6 has protein sequence MSRIGKKPVAVPTNVTATIDGQQVAVKGPKGELSFVVNDEVLVKMTDDGIVVDPRDESKDARSKWGMSRTMIQNIVTGVTDGFEKKLEINGVGYRAAMQGTNLQLALGFSHDVVYQVPDGIQVACPKPTEITVSGMDKQQVGQVAAEIRAWRPPEPYKGKGVKYADEYIFRKEGKKK, from the coding sequence ATGTCTCGTATTGGGAAAAAACCGGTTGCAGTACCGACTAACGTCACAGCAACCATCGACGGCCAACAGGTCGCAGTAAAAGGCCCTAAGGGTGAACTCTCTTTTGTGGTCAATGATGAAGTATTGGTCAAAATGACTGATGATGGGATCGTTGTAGATCCGCGCGACGAAAGTAAAGACGCGCGGTCTAAGTGGGGCATGTCCCGCACGATGATCCAGAACATCGTCACTGGTGTGACTGATGGCTTTGAAAAGAAACTAGAGATCAACGGTGTTGGTTATCGTGCAGCAATGCAGGGTACTAATCTCCAACTTGCTCTCGGCTTCAGCCACGATGTGGTTTATCAAGTGCCAGACGGCATTCAGGTTGCTTGTCCTAAGCCAACAGAAATTACGGTTTCTGGCATGGACAAACAGCAAGTTGGTCAAGTCGCAGCTGAAATTCGTGCTTGGCGTCCGCCAGAGCCGTATAAAGGCAAAGGTGTCAAATATGCGGATGAGTATATCTTCCGCAAAGAAGGCAAGAAGAAGTAG
- the rpsK gene encoding 30S ribosomal protein S11: protein MAKEAGRVRRRERKNISSGVAHVNSTFNNTMITITDAQGNTISWSSAGMMGFKGSRKSTPYAAQVAAEDAGKKAADHGMKSLEVEVCGPGSGRESALRALQAAGFVITSIRDVTPIPHNGCRPRKRRRV from the coding sequence ATGGCAAAAGAAGCCGGGCGCGTACGTCGCCGTGAACGGAAGAACATCTCATCGGGCGTTGCCCATGTGAACTCAACGTTCAACAATACAATGATCACCATTACAGATGCACAAGGCAACACCATTTCATGGTCGTCTGCTGGCATGATGGGTTTTAAGGGGTCACGTAAGTCGACTCCTTACGCTGCACAGGTTGCAGCTGAAGATGCGGGCAAGAAAGCGGCAGACCACGGCATGAAAAGCCTTGAAGTTGAAGTTTGCGGACCAGGTTCTGGTCGTGAATCAGCTTTGCGGGCACTTCAGGCTGCAGGTTTTGTGATCACGTCAATTCGGGATGTAACACCGATACCGCACAATGGATGTCGTCCGCGCAAGCGTCGCCGCGTATAA
- the rpsH gene encoding 30S ribosomal protein S8 — MSMTDPLGDMLTRIRNAQMRDKSSVVTPASRLRANVLEVLQSEGFIRGYSQAEYAAGKSEITIELKYFDGEPVIREIKRISKPGRRVYSSVKNIPTVSNGLGVSILSTPKGVMSDSRAREENVGGEILCQIF, encoded by the coding sequence ATGAGTATGACTGATCCTCTCGGCGATATGCTGACACGTATTCGTAACGCCCAAATGCGGGATAAATCGAGCGTTGTTACCCCTGCATCACGTCTTCGCGCTAATGTGCTTGAAGTGTTGCAGTCTGAGGGCTTTATCCGCGGCTATTCACAAGCTGAATATGCAGCAGGTAAATCTGAAATTACCATCGAGTTGAAGTATTTCGATGGTGAGCCGGTAATTCGTGAGATTAAGCGAATTTCGAAACCAGGTCGTCGGGTATATTCTTCGGTGAAGAACATTCCGACCGTATCGAACGGTTTGGGCGTATCAATTCTGTCGACACCAAAAGGTGTTATGTCAGATTCGCGCGCTCGTGAAGAAAATGTGGGTGGTGAAATTCTTTGTCAGATCTTCTAA
- the rpsM gene encoding 30S ribosomal protein S13: MARIAGVNIPTSKRVVIALRYIHGIGPKKAEEIITKTGINPSTRVNELSDAEVIQIRETIDRDYMVEGDLRRETAMNIKRLMDLGCYRGLRHRRGLPVRGQRTSTNARTRKGPAKAIAGKKK; this comes from the coding sequence TTGGCACGTATTGCGGGCGTCAACATTCCAACAAGTAAACGCGTGGTTATTGCCCTGCGTTACATCCACGGAATCGGACCTAAGAAAGCTGAAGAAATCATAACGAAGACGGGTATCAACCCATCAACTCGTGTTAATGAGCTTTCTGATGCAGAAGTTATTCAAATTCGCGAAACCATCGACCGTGACTACATGGTTGAAGGTGACTTGCGTCGTGAGACTGCGATGAACATCAAGCGTCTTATGGACCTTGGTTGTTACCGTGGCCTTCGTCACCGTCGTGGTTTGCCTGTTCGCGGTCAGCGTACAAGCACGAACGCACGTACCCGTAAGGGCCCAGCGAAAGCAATCGCAGGTAAAAAGAAATAG
- the rpsE gene encoding 30S ribosomal protein S5: protein MAGRDRDREERDSEFVDKLVHINRVAKTVKGGRRMAFAALVVVGDQKGRVGFGHGKAREVPEAIRKATEVAKKTMIRVPLREGRTLHHDVRGRHGAGKVLLRAAPAGTGIIAGGPMRAVFETLGVQDVVAKSLGTSNPYNMVRATFDALKREDSPRSVAARRGLKVSELQARRQMAGVDDVA from the coding sequence ATGGCAGGAAGAGATCGGGATCGTGAAGAGCGCGACAGCGAATTTGTTGACAAGCTTGTTCACATCAACCGTGTAGCGAAAACCGTTAAAGGTGGTCGTCGTATGGCATTTGCAGCCCTAGTGGTTGTTGGTGATCAGAAAGGCCGCGTTGGTTTTGGTCATGGTAAAGCACGTGAGGTGCCGGAAGCAATTCGTAAGGCAACGGAAGTTGCTAAGAAAACGATGATCCGCGTACCACTTCGTGAAGGTCGTACTTTGCACCACGATGTGCGCGGTCGTCACGGCGCTGGTAAGGTTTTGCTTCGTGCAGCACCTGCTGGTACTGGTATCATCGCTGGTGGTCCAATGCGTGCTGTATTTGAAACATTGGGTGTTCAAGACGTGGTTGCTAAATCACTAGGTACATCTAATCCATACAACATGGTTCGCGCCACATTCGACGCTTTGAAACGTGAAGACAGCCCTCGTTCGGTTGCTGCTCGTCGCGGTCTCAAAGTATCTGAGCTTCAAGCACGCCGCCAAATGGCTGGCGTCGATGATGTCGCTTAA
- the rpsN gene encoding 30S ribosomal protein S14, whose protein sequence is MAKKSATEKDKRKRASVAKFADKRAALKAQMKDESLSFEDRFKLHMKLAELPRDGSKTRVRNRCSVSGRPRGYYRKLGMSRIALRELSNFGKVPGMVKSSW, encoded by the coding sequence GCGCAACTGAAAAAGATAAGCGTAAGCGTGCGTCGGTCGCAAAATTTGCGGACAAGCGTGCAGCTCTTAAAGCGCAGATGAAAGACGAAAGTCTGTCATTTGAAGATCGTTTCAAGCTTCATATGAAGCTTGCTGAACTTCCACGTGATGGTTCAAAAACGCGCGTTCGCAACCGGTGTAGTGTATCCGGTCGTCCACGCGGTTACTATCGCAAGCTAGGAATGTCCCGTATTGCTCTTCGTGAGTTGAGCAATTTCGGTAAAGTTCCTGGCATGGTCAAATCAAGCTGGTAA
- the secY gene encoding preprotein translocase subunit SecY, translating into MPSAAEQLAANVNFGTFSKATELKKRIWFTLAALVIYRIGTYIPIPGIDSQQLALAFEQAQTGILGLFNMFSGGAVGRLAIFALGIMPYISASIIMQLMTSVIPKFEELKKDGEAGRKVINQYTRYGTVLLAIVQSYGIAVGLEASGGLVESPGWFFRITAVITLTGGTMFLMWLGEQITARGIGNGISLIIFSGIVAEIPGIISRLFQLGREGAIATPLLLAFIVITLATIALIVFVERAQRRLIVQYPKRQMGNRMFQGDNSHLPLKLNTAGVIPPIFATSLLLLPITIANFTASGNGPEWLTTVTALLGRGQPLYLLFFAGLIIFFAFFYTAIVFNPQETADNLKKQGGFIPGIRPGEKTGNYIDHVLTRITVVGAIYLTIVCLIPEFLLPNSGIEVAFGGTSLLIMVSVTMDTVAQVQGHLIAQQYEGLVKKSKLRGKRK; encoded by the coding sequence ATGCCATCAGCAGCAGAACAACTCGCAGCCAACGTTAATTTTGGTACGTTTTCAAAAGCGACCGAATTAAAAAAACGCATTTGGTTCACGCTTGCAGCGCTCGTGATCTACCGGATTGGTACCTATATCCCGATCCCAGGTATTGATTCGCAACAACTCGCTCTCGCGTTTGAACAAGCTCAAACAGGTATTCTTGGCCTGTTTAACATGTTCTCCGGCGGTGCAGTTGGTCGTTTGGCGATCTTCGCGCTTGGCATTATGCCTTATATCTCAGCCTCCATTATCATGCAGTTGATGACATCAGTCATTCCAAAGTTCGAAGAACTGAAGAAAGACGGTGAGGCGGGTCGTAAGGTTATCAACCAATATACACGCTACGGCACGGTTCTTTTGGCCATCGTCCAGTCATACGGCATTGCTGTTGGCCTAGAGGCCAGTGGAGGGCTTGTTGAAAGTCCGGGTTGGTTCTTCCGTATTACGGCAGTTATCACCCTTACAGGTGGTACAATGTTCCTGATGTGGCTAGGTGAGCAAATCACAGCACGCGGCATTGGTAACGGTATCTCTTTGATTATCTTCTCAGGCATCGTTGCTGAGATCCCAGGCATCATTTCACGTTTGTTCCAGTTGGGCCGTGAAGGCGCGATTGCAACACCACTCTTGCTTGCTTTCATCGTGATCACACTTGCAACGATTGCTTTGATCGTTTTCGTAGAGCGCGCGCAGCGTCGTTTGATCGTTCAATATCCAAAACGTCAAATGGGTAACCGCATGTTCCAAGGCGATAACTCTCATCTGCCTTTGAAGTTGAACACTGCTGGTGTTATCCCGCCAATTTTCGCAACGTCATTGCTTTTGCTTCCGATTACGATTGCAAACTTTACAGCAAGCGGGAACGGCCCAGAGTGGCTTACAACAGTCACAGCATTGCTTGGCCGTGGCCAGCCGCTTTATCTGTTGTTCTTTGCAGGCCTCATCATTTTCTTCGCCTTCTTCTACACAGCGATTGTGTTTAATCCACAAGAGACAGCTGACAACTTGAAGAAGCAGGGTGGTTTCATCCCAGGTATTCGTCCAGGTGAGAAAACTGGCAACTATATCGACCACGTTTTGACACGCATTACTGTGGTCGGCGCGATCTACCTGACCATCGTTTGTCTTATCCCTGAGTTCCTATTACCAAATAGTGGTATTGAGGTTGCTTTTGGTGGGACATCATTGCTTATTATGGTGAGCGTAACCATGGATACCGTTGCGCAAGTACAGGGGCATTTGATTGCGCAGCAATACGAAGGCCTCGTGAAGAAATCGAAACTAAGGGGGAAGCGTAAGTGA
- the rplO gene encoding 50S ribosomal protein L15, translating into MKLNDIQNKPGSMKSRKRVGRGIGSGVGKTGGRGVKGQKSRSGVAIAGYEGGQMPIYMRLPKRGFNARNSKDYNIVSLARVQIAIDAGKLDAKATVDVEALKAAGIVKVIKDGVRLLSDGELKGAVNFELAGASKSAVEAVEKAGGKVTILGA; encoded by the coding sequence ATGAAACTCAACGATATCCAAAATAAGCCGGGCTCTATGAAGTCACGCAAGCGCGTGGGTCGTGGTATCGGTTCTGGCGTCGGTAAAACCGGTGGCCGTGGTGTTAAAGGTCAAAAATCTCGCTCTGGTGTTGCCATTGCAGGTTACGAAGGCGGCCAAATGCCAATCTATATGCGTTTGCCAAAACGTGGCTTTAATGCACGCAACTCTAAGGATTACAACATTGTAAGCCTTGCTCGTGTGCAAATCGCCATCGACGCTGGTAAGCTCGACGCTAAAGCAACTGTTGATGTTGAAGCCCTTAAAGCTGCTGGCATCGTCAAAGTGATCAAAGACGGCGTTCGTCTTTTGTCAGACGGCGAACTTAAAGGCGCTGTAAACTTTGAGCTTGCAGGCGCGTCTAAGTCAGCAGTTGAAGCTGTTGAAAAAGCAGGCGGCAAGGTTACTATCCTCGGCGCTTAA
- the rplR gene encoding 50S ribosomal protein L18, whose amino-acid sequence MAYKKNPQERRQKRVRRQIKAVANGRPRLSVYRSSANIYAQVIDDANGNTVAAASSLDIKNGGNIDAASAVGKLIAERAKEAGIEEVIFDRGGNIYHGRVKALAEAAREGGLKF is encoded by the coding sequence ATGGCTTACAAGAAAAATCCGCAAGAGCGTCGCCAAAAGCGTGTACGTCGCCAAATCAAGGCAGTGGCCAATGGTCGCCCTCGTTTGAGCGTTTATCGTTCTTCTGCGAACATCTATGCTCAGGTTATTGATGACGCAAATGGCAACACAGTTGCTGCAGCATCATCGCTTGACATCAAGAACGGCGGCAACATTGACGCTGCTTCTGCTGTTGGCAAACTTATTGCTGAGCGCGCAAAAGAGGCCGGTATCGAAGAGGTAATCTTCGATCGCGGCGGTAACATTTATCATGGCCGAGTGAAAGCTCTGGCAGAAGCTGCCCGTGAGGGCGGCCTGAAGTTTTAG
- a CDS encoding adenylate kinase yields MKLILLGPPGAGKGTQAQRIVDSRGVVQLSTGDMLRAAVAAGTPVGKMAKEVMDRGDLVSDDIICGIISDRIEEPDCANGFILDGFPRTVAQAEALDTMLKDKTMSLDAVIELTVDDSVLLSRIEQRAKDSGTVRADDNAETLAKRLVVYHEQTAPVSDYYAKTGSLRQIDGMQSIDEVTTSVDEILNG; encoded by the coding sequence GTGAAACTGATTTTGTTGGGTCCGCCGGGAGCGGGCAAGGGTACACAGGCCCAACGTATTGTCGATTCACGCGGCGTGGTACAACTATCGACCGGTGACATGCTTCGTGCAGCTGTTGCAGCAGGAACGCCTGTTGGCAAGATGGCGAAAGAAGTGATGGACCGTGGCGATCTTGTGTCGGACGACATCATTTGTGGCATCATCTCTGATCGTATTGAAGAGCCTGATTGCGCCAATGGCTTTATACTTGATGGCTTCCCACGCACAGTGGCGCAGGCCGAAGCGCTTGATACGATGCTTAAAGATAAAACAATGTCACTAGATGCAGTGATTGAGCTGACAGTTGATGATTCGGTTCTTTTATCGCGCATTGAGCAACGGGCGAAAGATTCTGGCACCGTGCGTGCGGATGACAATGCTGAAACACTAGCAAAACGCTTAGTTGTCTATCATGAGCAGACGGCACCAGTTTCAGATTACTATGCCAAAACAGGTTCTTTACGTCAGATTGACGGGATGCAATCCATTGATGAAGTAACAACTTCAGTAGATGAAATCTTGAACGGCTAA